One region of Pecten maximus unplaced genomic scaffold, xPecMax1.1, whole genome shotgun sequence genomic DNA includes:
- the LOC117319366 gene encoding E3 ubiquitin-protein ligase Midline-1-like, translating into MAECGRPPELDLHLLECPICLERLQKPKSLSCLHCFCQECLGTYITKELPGKMASATSFPCPVCMRVTSPVNPVESKDKWAEHFPTNAVIKDLIQLKERSSGPLYCKPCQTKGNMTNPARFWCKKMDETFCEACKIQLHDNIHSDCDILDISGCGGVRPNQEKSAPRCDQHDEKKVWYCEDHQLLGCNICIFKNHRRCDEVTTATEYFQKLKDESRLEDMQDMLKKNTEVIDLIVKDFDEQLQNLVQNQEVALQSITDLRQKVDKRLNTLQKDVTDKLIASFKEEKINMEASLRQCERLMNSMLNTMKSSVTAVERNDHIETIVLYQRGQAEVESCKALITEMRKVVHVRQH; encoded by the coding sequence ATGGCCGAATGTGGACGCCCTCCAGAACTGGACTTACACTTACTGGAATGTCCTATCTGTCTGGAGCGACTTCAGAAACCCAAGTCCTTATCCTGTCTCCACTGCTTCTGTCAGGAATGTCTCGGGACATACATCACCAAGGAGTTGCCCGGAAAGATGGCGTCAGCAACATCCTTCCCTTGTCCTGTCTGTATGAGGGTGACCTCGCCTGTCAATCCTGTGGAATCTAAGGACAAATGGGCAGAACATTTCCCTACTAACGCTGTGATCAAGGACCTCATTCAGCTCAAGGAACGATCGTCTGGACCACTATACTGTAAACCATGTCAGACAAAAGGTAACATGACTAATCCAGCCAGATTCTGGTGCAAAAAGATGGACGAGACATTTTGCGAGGCGTGCAAGATACAGCTACATGATAACATACACAGTGACTGTGACATATTGGATATCAGCGGATGTGGCGGAGTGCGACCAAATCAGGAAAAGTCAGCACCTCGATGTGACCAACACGATGAGAAAAAAGTTTGGTATTGTGAGGACCATCAGCTGTTGGGATGCAACATatgcattttcaaaaatcaCAGACGTTGTGATGAGGTAACAACAGCTACAGAgtattttcagaaattaaaaGATGAATCACGGCTCGAAGACATGCAAGACATGCTAAAGAAAAATACGGAAGTTATTGACTTAATAGTGAAGGACTTTGACGAACAGCTTCAAAATCTGGTACAGAACCAGGAAGTCGCACTACAGAGTATCACCGATCTACGCCAAAAGGTCGATAAACGGCTAAACACGCTACAGAAGGACGTCACAGACAAGTTGATCGCGTCGTTCAAAGAAGAGAAGATAAACATGGAGGCGTCATTACGGCAGTGTGAACGTCTGATGAATAGTATGCTGAATACCATGAAGTCGTCCGTTACCGCCGTAGAGAGAAATGACCACATTGAGACGATAGTGTTGTACCAGAGAGGACAGGCAGAGGTGGAGTCGTGTAAGGCCCTGATAACGGAGATGAGAAAAGTCGTACATGTCCGTCAGCATTAA